The nucleotide sequence TGGCCATCGCGAACCAGAAGGGAGGCGTTGGGAAAACGGCCACTGCCGTCAACCTTGGCGCCGCCTTGGCCCTCGACGGCTTTCGGGTGCTGCTGATCGATCTCGATTCCCAAGGCAGCGCGACCAGCGGCCTCGGGGAGGAGGTGGTGCGCGGCTCGTCCAGCTATGAGGTTCTGATCGGCGAGCTCGAGGCCAAGGTCGCGGCTCGGGCCACATCGATCGAGAAGCTCGATCTCATTGGCGGAACCCGTGATCTGGCGGGCGCGGAAGTCGAACTCGTTTCCTACCCGGATCGCCAGTCGCGGCTTTCCGAGCGCCTGGCGCCGGTGCGCGACTGCTACGACTACATTCTCATCGACTGTCCTCCGTCGCTCGGCATGCTGACTCTCAACGCCCTCTGCGCTGCCGACGCCGTCGTCGTGCCGCTGCAGTGCGAGTTCTACGCCCTCGAGGGCCTTGGCGCCCTGATCGATACCCTCGAACGGGTTCGCGCCGCGTTCCACCCGAACCTGCGGATCCTCGGGATCCTGCTGACGATGTACGACGCCCGCACGTCGCTGAGCCGCCAGGTGGTTCGCGAGGTGCGCCAGCACTTCGGCGAGAAGGTCCTGCGCTCGATGGTCCCTCGCAACGTGCGAATCGGCGAAAGCCCTTCGTACGGCCTGCCCGTGGTCACCTACGACCCAAGTTCCAGCGGAGCCGTTGCCTATCGCAACGCGGCCCGCGAAATCGAGGAAATGACAGCCGCGTCGGCCGCGTCGGCCTCAGAGTCCGAAAACAATACGGTCAATACGGAGAAGCTGGATGAGACAGCCGTTGGGTAGGGGCCTGGACGCCATTCTCGGAGAGCCGGTCGCGGCCACACAACCGCGACCGCGCGTGATGAACGAGCTGCAACCGGCGGTCATCGAGGGCGAACAAAGGGGGAAACCGCTTCTCGTCCCTATCGAAAGGGTTGTCGCCGGTCGCGGCCAGCCGCGCCGCCGGTTCGACGAGGAGCAACTCGACGAGCTCGCCGCGTCCATCCGGGA is from Candidatus Binatia bacterium and encodes:
- a CDS encoding ParA family protein; amino-acid sequence: MGLTLAIANQKGGVGKTATAVNLGAALALDGFRVLLIDLDSQGSATSGLGEEVVRGSSSYEVLIGELEAKVAARATSIEKLDLIGGTRDLAGAEVELVSYPDRQSRLSERLAPVRDCYDYILIDCPPSLGMLTLNALCAADAVVVPLQCEFYALEGLGALIDTLERVRAAFHPNLRILGILLTMYDARTSLSRQVVREVRQHFGEKVLRSMVPRNVRIGESPSYGLPVVTYDPSSSGAVAYRNAAREIEEMTAASAASASESENNTVNTEKLDETAVG